A window of the Physeter macrocephalus isolate SW-GA chromosome 7, ASM283717v5, whole genome shotgun sequence genome harbors these coding sequences:
- the PCDH7 gene encoding protocadherin-7 isoform X6 → MLRMRTMGWARAWCLGCCLLLPLSVSLAAAKQLLRYRLAEEGPADVRIGNVASDLGIVTGSGEVTFSLESGSEYLKIDNLTGELSTSERRIDREKLPQCQMIFDENECFLDFEVSVIGPSQSWVDLFEGRVIVLDINDNTPTFPSPVLTLTVEENRPVGTLYLLPTATDRDFGRNGIERYELLQEPGGGGGGGGEGRRAGPADSAPYPGGGGNGASGGGPGGSKRRLDAPEGGGGTSSGGRSSVFELQVADTPDGEKQPQLIVKGALDREQRDSYELTLRVRDGGDPPRSSQAILRVLITDVNDNSPRFEKSVYEADLAENSAPGTPILQLRAADLDVGVNGQIEYVFGAATESVRRLLRLDETSGWLSVLHRIDREEVNQLRFTVMARDRGQPPKTDKATVVLNIKDENDNVPSIEIRKIGRIPLKDGVANVAEDVLVDTPIALVQVSDRDQGENGVVTCTVVGDVPFQLKPASDTEGDQNKKKYFLHTSAPLDYETTREFNVVIVAVDSGSPSLSSNNSLIVKVGDTNDNPPVFGQSVVEVYFPENNIPGERVATVLATDADSGKNAEIAYSLDSSVMGIFAIDPDSGDILVNTVLDREQTDRYEFKVNAKDKGIPVLQGSTTVIVQVADKNDNDPKFMQDVFTFYVKENLQPNSPVGMVTVMDADKGRNAEMSLYIEENSNIFSIENDTGTIYSTMSFDREHQTTYTFRVKAVDGGDPPRSATATVSLFVMDENDNAPTVTLPRNVSYTLLPPSSNVRTVVATVLATDSDDGINADLNYSIAGGNPFKLFEIDSTSGVVSLVGKLTQKHYGLHRLVVQVNDSGQPSQSTTTLVHVFVNESVSNATVIDSQIARSLHTPLTQDIAGDPSYEISKQRLSIVIGVVAGIMTVILIILIVVMARYCRSKNKNGYEAGKKDHEDFFTPQQHDKSKKPKKDKRNKKSKQPLYSSIVTVEASKPNGQRYDSVNEKLSDSPSMGRYRSVNGGPGSPDLARHYKSSSPLPTVQLHPQSPTAGKKHQAVQDLPPANTFVGAGDNISIGSDHCSEYSCQTNNKYSKQVDTVQTTKPPGHIEESCKMNVCARK, encoded by the coding sequence aTGCTGAGGATGCGGACCATGGGGTGGGCGCGCGCCTGGTGCCTGGGCTGCTGTCTCCTCTTGCCGCTCTCGGTAAGCCTGGCGGCCGCCAAGCAACTCCTCCGGTACCGACTGGCCGAGGAGGGCCCAGCAGACGTCCGCATCGGCAACGTCGCCTCGGACTTGGGCATCGTGACCGGCTCCGGTGAGGTGACTTTCAGCCTCGAGTCGGGCTCGGAGTACCTGAAGATCGACAACCTCACCGGCGAGCTGAGTACCAGCGAGCGGCGCATCGACCGCGAGAAGCTACCCCAGTGTCAGATGATCTTCGACGAAAACGAGTGCTTCCTGGACTTCGAGGTGTCGGTGATCGGGCCCTCGCAGAGCTGGGTGGACCTGTTCGAGGGTCGGGTCATCGTGCTCGACATCAACGACAACACGCCCACCTTCCCGTCGCCCGTGCTCACGCTCACGGTGGAGGAGAACCGGCCAGTGGGTACTCTCTACCTGCTGCCTACTGCCACCGACCGTGATTTTGGCCGCAACGGCATCGAACGCTACGAGCTGCTCCAGGAgcccgggggcggcggcggcggcggcggcgagggcCGGCGCGCCGGGCCTGCAGACAGCGCCCCCTACCCCGGGGGCGGCGGGAACGGCGCGAGCGGCGGCGGCCCCGGTGGTTCCAAGAGGCGGCTGGACGCGCCAGAGGGCGGCGGCGGGACCAGCTCCGGCGGCCGCAGCAGCGTGTTCGAACTGCAGGTGGCCGACACCCCGGATGGCGAAAAGCAGCCGCAGCTGATCGTGAAGGGGGCGCTGGACCGCGAACAGCGAGACTCCTACGAGTTGACCCTGCGTGTGCGCGACGGTGGCGACCCGCCTCGCTCCTCCCAGGCCATCCTGCGGGTGCTCATCACAGACGTGAACGACAACAGTCCCCGCTTCGAGAAGAGCGTGTACGAGGCTGACCTGGCGGAGAACAGCGCCCCGGGGACCCCCATCCTGCAGCTGCGTGCCGCCGACCTGGACGTGGGGGTCAACGGGCAGATCGAGTACGTGTTCGGGGCGGCTACCGAGTCCGTGCGGCGCCTGCTGCGCCTCGACGAGACGTCCGGCTGGCTCAGTGTCCTGCACCGTATCGACCGCGAGGAAGTGAACCAGCTGCGCTTCACCGTCATGGCCCGCGACCGCGGGCAGCCCCCCAAGACCGACAAGGCCACGGTGGTCCTTAATATCAAGGACGAGAACGACAATGTGCCGTCCATTGAAATCCGCAAGATCGGGCGTATCCCACTAAAGGACGGGGTGGCCAACGTGGCCGAGGACGTTCTGGTCGACACTCCCATCGCCCTGGTACAGGTGTCTGACCGAGACCAAGGCGAGAACGGAGTGGTCACCTGCACCGTGGTGGGCGATGTGCCCTTCCAACTCAAGCCAGCCAGTGACACAGAGGGTGACCAGAACAAGAAAAAGTACTTCCTGCACACCTCGGCCCCTTTGGACTATGAGACCACCCGGGAGTTCAACGTGGTCATAGTGGCGGTGGACTCGGGCAGTCCCAGCCTCTCCAGCAACAACTCCCTGATTGTCAAGGTGGGAGACACCAATGACAACCCGCCCGTCTTTGGCCAGTCGGTGGTGGAGGTATACTTTCCAGAGAACAACATCCCTGGAGAGAGGGTAGCCACGGTGCTGGCGACAGACGCGGACAGCGGGAAAAACGCTGAAATCGCCTACTCGCTGGACTCTTCCGTGATGGGGATCTTCGCCATCGACCCCGATTCCGGGGACATTCTCGTCAATACGGTGCTGGACCGCGAGCAGACTGACAGGTATGAGTTTAAAGTTAACGCCAAAGACAAAGGCATCCCGGTGCTACAGGGCAGCACCACAGTGATTGTGCAGGTGGCTGATAAGAATGACAATGACCCTAAGTTTATGCAGGACGTCTTTACCTTTTATGTGAAGGAAAATTTGCAGCCCAACAGTCCCGTGGGAATGGTCACAGTGATGGATGCTGACAAGGGGCGCAATGCGGAGATGAGTCTGTACATAGAGGAGAACAGTaacattttttccattgaaaatgacACGGGGACCATTTACTCCACAATGTCTTTTGACCGGGAACATCAGACTACATACACATTCAGAGTCAAGGCTGTGGATGGGGGAGATCCTCCCAGATCCGCAACAGCCACAGTCTCTCTCTTTGTGATGGATGAGAATGACAATGCCCCCACAGTTACCCTTCCCAGAAATGTTTCCTACACTTTACTGCCACCTTCAAGTAATGTCAGGACAGTAGTAGCTACGGTGTTGGCAACAGACAGCGATGATGGCATCAATGCAGACCTTAACTACAGCATTGCGGGAGGGAATCCCTTCAAGCTGTTTGAGATTGATTCCACCAGTGGTGTGGTTTCCTTAGTGGGCAAACTCACCCAAAAGCATTATGGCTTGCACAGATTGGTGGTGCAAGTGAATGATAGTGGGCAGCCTTCCCAGTCTACCACGACTCTGGTGCATGTGTTTGTCAATGAAAGTGTTTCTAATGCAACTGTGATTGACTCCCAGATAGCCCGAAGTTTGCACACCCCACTCACCCAGGATATAGCCGGTGACCCAAGCTATGAAATAAGCAAACAGAGACTCAGTATTGTCATTGGGGTTGTGGCTGGAATTATGACGGTGATTCTAATCATCTTAATTGTAGTGATGGCAAGATATTGCCggtccaaaaataaaaatggctatGAAGCCGGCAAAAAAGATCACGAAGACTTTTTTACACCGCAACAGCATGACAAATCTAAAAAGCCTAAAAAggacaagagaaacaaaaaatctaaGCAGCCTCTCTACAGCAGCATTGTCACTGTAGAAGCTTCTAAACCAAATGGACAGAGGTATGATAGTGTCAATGAGAAGCTGTCAGACAGCCCAAGCATGGGCCGATACCGATCAGTTAACGGTGGGCCTGGCAGTCCTGACCTGGCCAGGCATTACAAATCTAGTTCCCCATTGCCTACTGTCCAGCTTCACCCCCAATCACCAACTGCAGGAAAAAAACACCAGGCCGTACAAGATCTACCACCAGCTAACACATTTGTGGGAGCAGGAGACAACATTTCAATTGGATCAGATCACTGCTCTGAGTACAGCTGTCAAACCAATAACAAGTACAGCAAACAG
- the PCDH7 gene encoding protocadherin-7 isoform X9, translating into MLRMRTMGWARAWCLGCCLLLPLSVSLAAAKQLLRYRLAEEGPADVRIGNVASDLGIVTGSGEVTFSLESGSEYLKIDNLTGELSTSERRIDREKLPQCQMIFDENECFLDFEVSVIGPSQSWVDLFEGRVIVLDINDNTPTFPSPVLTLTVEENRPVGTLYLLPTATDRDFGRNGIERYELLQEPGGGGGGGGEGRRAGPADSAPYPGGGGNGASGGGPGGSKRRLDAPEGGGGTSSGGRSSVFELQVADTPDGEKQPQLIVKGALDREQRDSYELTLRVRDGGDPPRSSQAILRVLITDVNDNSPRFEKSVYEADLAENSAPGTPILQLRAADLDVGVNGQIEYVFGAATESVRRLLRLDETSGWLSVLHRIDREEVNQLRFTVMARDRGQPPKTDKATVVLNIKDENDNVPSIEIRKIGRIPLKDGVANVAEDVLVDTPIALVQVSDRDQGENGVVTCTVVGDVPFQLKPASDTEGDQNKKKYFLHTSAPLDYETTREFNVVIVAVDSGSPSLSSNNSLIVKVGDTNDNPPVFGQSVVEVYFPENNIPGERVATVLATDADSGKNAEIAYSLDSSVMGIFAIDPDSGDILVNTVLDREQTDRYEFKVNAKDKGIPVLQGSTTVIVQVADKNDNDPKFMQDVFTFYVKENLQPNSPVGMVTVMDADKGRNAEMSLYIEENSNIFSIENDTGTIYSTMSFDREHQTTYTFRVKAVDGGDPPRSATATVSLFVMDENDNAPTVTLPRNVSYTLLPPSSNVRTVVATVLATDSDDGINADLNYSIAGGNPFKLFEIDSTSGVVSLVGKLTQKHYGLHRLVVQVNDSGQPSQSTTTLVHVFVNESVSNATVIDSQIARSLHTPLTQDIAGDPSYEISKQRLSIVIGVVAGIMTVILIILIVVMARYCRSKNKNGYEAGKKDHEDFFTPQQHDKSKKPKKDKRNKKSKQPLYSSIVTVEASKPNGQRYDSVNEKLSDSPSMGRYRSVNGGPGSPDLARHYKSSSPLPTVQLHPQSPTAGKKHQAVQDLPPANTFVGAGDNISIGSDHCSEYSCQTNNKYSKQMLVPFP; encoded by the coding sequence aTGCTGAGGATGCGGACCATGGGGTGGGCGCGCGCCTGGTGCCTGGGCTGCTGTCTCCTCTTGCCGCTCTCGGTAAGCCTGGCGGCCGCCAAGCAACTCCTCCGGTACCGACTGGCCGAGGAGGGCCCAGCAGACGTCCGCATCGGCAACGTCGCCTCGGACTTGGGCATCGTGACCGGCTCCGGTGAGGTGACTTTCAGCCTCGAGTCGGGCTCGGAGTACCTGAAGATCGACAACCTCACCGGCGAGCTGAGTACCAGCGAGCGGCGCATCGACCGCGAGAAGCTACCCCAGTGTCAGATGATCTTCGACGAAAACGAGTGCTTCCTGGACTTCGAGGTGTCGGTGATCGGGCCCTCGCAGAGCTGGGTGGACCTGTTCGAGGGTCGGGTCATCGTGCTCGACATCAACGACAACACGCCCACCTTCCCGTCGCCCGTGCTCACGCTCACGGTGGAGGAGAACCGGCCAGTGGGTACTCTCTACCTGCTGCCTACTGCCACCGACCGTGATTTTGGCCGCAACGGCATCGAACGCTACGAGCTGCTCCAGGAgcccgggggcggcggcggcggcggcggcgagggcCGGCGCGCCGGGCCTGCAGACAGCGCCCCCTACCCCGGGGGCGGCGGGAACGGCGCGAGCGGCGGCGGCCCCGGTGGTTCCAAGAGGCGGCTGGACGCGCCAGAGGGCGGCGGCGGGACCAGCTCCGGCGGCCGCAGCAGCGTGTTCGAACTGCAGGTGGCCGACACCCCGGATGGCGAAAAGCAGCCGCAGCTGATCGTGAAGGGGGCGCTGGACCGCGAACAGCGAGACTCCTACGAGTTGACCCTGCGTGTGCGCGACGGTGGCGACCCGCCTCGCTCCTCCCAGGCCATCCTGCGGGTGCTCATCACAGACGTGAACGACAACAGTCCCCGCTTCGAGAAGAGCGTGTACGAGGCTGACCTGGCGGAGAACAGCGCCCCGGGGACCCCCATCCTGCAGCTGCGTGCCGCCGACCTGGACGTGGGGGTCAACGGGCAGATCGAGTACGTGTTCGGGGCGGCTACCGAGTCCGTGCGGCGCCTGCTGCGCCTCGACGAGACGTCCGGCTGGCTCAGTGTCCTGCACCGTATCGACCGCGAGGAAGTGAACCAGCTGCGCTTCACCGTCATGGCCCGCGACCGCGGGCAGCCCCCCAAGACCGACAAGGCCACGGTGGTCCTTAATATCAAGGACGAGAACGACAATGTGCCGTCCATTGAAATCCGCAAGATCGGGCGTATCCCACTAAAGGACGGGGTGGCCAACGTGGCCGAGGACGTTCTGGTCGACACTCCCATCGCCCTGGTACAGGTGTCTGACCGAGACCAAGGCGAGAACGGAGTGGTCACCTGCACCGTGGTGGGCGATGTGCCCTTCCAACTCAAGCCAGCCAGTGACACAGAGGGTGACCAGAACAAGAAAAAGTACTTCCTGCACACCTCGGCCCCTTTGGACTATGAGACCACCCGGGAGTTCAACGTGGTCATAGTGGCGGTGGACTCGGGCAGTCCCAGCCTCTCCAGCAACAACTCCCTGATTGTCAAGGTGGGAGACACCAATGACAACCCGCCCGTCTTTGGCCAGTCGGTGGTGGAGGTATACTTTCCAGAGAACAACATCCCTGGAGAGAGGGTAGCCACGGTGCTGGCGACAGACGCGGACAGCGGGAAAAACGCTGAAATCGCCTACTCGCTGGACTCTTCCGTGATGGGGATCTTCGCCATCGACCCCGATTCCGGGGACATTCTCGTCAATACGGTGCTGGACCGCGAGCAGACTGACAGGTATGAGTTTAAAGTTAACGCCAAAGACAAAGGCATCCCGGTGCTACAGGGCAGCACCACAGTGATTGTGCAGGTGGCTGATAAGAATGACAATGACCCTAAGTTTATGCAGGACGTCTTTACCTTTTATGTGAAGGAAAATTTGCAGCCCAACAGTCCCGTGGGAATGGTCACAGTGATGGATGCTGACAAGGGGCGCAATGCGGAGATGAGTCTGTACATAGAGGAGAACAGTaacattttttccattgaaaatgacACGGGGACCATTTACTCCACAATGTCTTTTGACCGGGAACATCAGACTACATACACATTCAGAGTCAAGGCTGTGGATGGGGGAGATCCTCCCAGATCCGCAACAGCCACAGTCTCTCTCTTTGTGATGGATGAGAATGACAATGCCCCCACAGTTACCCTTCCCAGAAATGTTTCCTACACTTTACTGCCACCTTCAAGTAATGTCAGGACAGTAGTAGCTACGGTGTTGGCAACAGACAGCGATGATGGCATCAATGCAGACCTTAACTACAGCATTGCGGGAGGGAATCCCTTCAAGCTGTTTGAGATTGATTCCACCAGTGGTGTGGTTTCCTTAGTGGGCAAACTCACCCAAAAGCATTATGGCTTGCACAGATTGGTGGTGCAAGTGAATGATAGTGGGCAGCCTTCCCAGTCTACCACGACTCTGGTGCATGTGTTTGTCAATGAAAGTGTTTCTAATGCAACTGTGATTGACTCCCAGATAGCCCGAAGTTTGCACACCCCACTCACCCAGGATATAGCCGGTGACCCAAGCTATGAAATAAGCAAACAGAGACTCAGTATTGTCATTGGGGTTGTGGCTGGAATTATGACGGTGATTCTAATCATCTTAATTGTAGTGATGGCAAGATATTGCCggtccaaaaataaaaatggctatGAAGCCGGCAAAAAAGATCACGAAGACTTTTTTACACCGCAACAGCATGACAAATCTAAAAAGCCTAAAAAggacaagagaaacaaaaaatctaaGCAGCCTCTCTACAGCAGCATTGTCACTGTAGAAGCTTCTAAACCAAATGGACAGAGGTATGATAGTGTCAATGAGAAGCTGTCAGACAGCCCAAGCATGGGCCGATACCGATCAGTTAACGGTGGGCCTGGCAGTCCTGACCTGGCCAGGCATTACAAATCTAGTTCCCCATTGCCTACTGTCCAGCTTCACCCCCAATCACCAACTGCAGGAAAAAAACACCAGGCCGTACAAGATCTACCACCAGCTAACACATTTGTGGGAGCAGGAGACAACATTTCAATTGGATCAGATCACTGCTCTGAGTACAGCTGTCAAACCAATAACAAGTACAGCAAACAG
- the PCDH7 gene encoding protocadherin-7 isoform X10 encodes MLRMRTMGWARAWCLGCCLLLPLSVSLAAAKQLLRYRLAEEGPADVRIGNVASDLGIVTGSGEVTFSLESGSEYLKIDNLTGELSTSERRIDREKLPQCQMIFDENECFLDFEVSVIGPSQSWVDLFEGRVIVLDINDNTPTFPSPVLTLTVEENRPVGTLYLLPTATDRDFGRNGIERYELLQEPGGGGGGGGEGRRAGPADSAPYPGGGGNGASGGGPGGSKRRLDAPEGGGGTSSGGRSSVFELQVADTPDGEKQPQLIVKGALDREQRDSYELTLRVRDGGDPPRSSQAILRVLITDVNDNSPRFEKSVYEADLAENSAPGTPILQLRAADLDVGVNGQIEYVFGAATESVRRLLRLDETSGWLSVLHRIDREEVNQLRFTVMARDRGQPPKTDKATVVLNIKDENDNVPSIEIRKIGRIPLKDGVANVAEDVLVDTPIALVQVSDRDQGENGVVTCTVVGDVPFQLKPASDTEGDQNKKKYFLHTSAPLDYETTREFNVVIVAVDSGSPSLSSNNSLIVKVGDTNDNPPVFGQSVVEVYFPENNIPGERVATVLATDADSGKNAEIAYSLDSSVMGIFAIDPDSGDILVNTVLDREQTDRYEFKVNAKDKGIPVLQGSTTVIVQVADKNDNDPKFMQDVFTFYVKENLQPNSPVGMVTVMDADKGRNAEMSLYIEENSNIFSIENDTGTIYSTMSFDREHQTTYTFRVKAVDGGDPPRSATATVSLFVMDENDNAPTVTLPRNVSYTLLPPSSNVRTVVATVLATDSDDGINADLNYSIAGGNPFKLFEIDSTSGVVSLVGKLTQKHYGLHRLVVQVNDSGQPSQSTTTLVHVFVNESVSNATVIDSQIARSLHTPLTQDIAGDPSYEISKQRLSIVIGVVAGIMTVILIILIVVMARYCRSKNKNGYEAGKKDHEDFFTPQQHDKSKKPKKDKRNKKSKQPLYSSIVTVEASKPNGQRYDSVNEKLSDSPSMGRYRSVNGGPGSPDLARHYKSSSPLPTVQLHPQSPTAGKKHQAVQDLPPANTFVGAGDNISIGSDHCSEYSCQTNNKYSKQAL; translated from the coding sequence aTGCTGAGGATGCGGACCATGGGGTGGGCGCGCGCCTGGTGCCTGGGCTGCTGTCTCCTCTTGCCGCTCTCGGTAAGCCTGGCGGCCGCCAAGCAACTCCTCCGGTACCGACTGGCCGAGGAGGGCCCAGCAGACGTCCGCATCGGCAACGTCGCCTCGGACTTGGGCATCGTGACCGGCTCCGGTGAGGTGACTTTCAGCCTCGAGTCGGGCTCGGAGTACCTGAAGATCGACAACCTCACCGGCGAGCTGAGTACCAGCGAGCGGCGCATCGACCGCGAGAAGCTACCCCAGTGTCAGATGATCTTCGACGAAAACGAGTGCTTCCTGGACTTCGAGGTGTCGGTGATCGGGCCCTCGCAGAGCTGGGTGGACCTGTTCGAGGGTCGGGTCATCGTGCTCGACATCAACGACAACACGCCCACCTTCCCGTCGCCCGTGCTCACGCTCACGGTGGAGGAGAACCGGCCAGTGGGTACTCTCTACCTGCTGCCTACTGCCACCGACCGTGATTTTGGCCGCAACGGCATCGAACGCTACGAGCTGCTCCAGGAgcccgggggcggcggcggcggcggcggcgagggcCGGCGCGCCGGGCCTGCAGACAGCGCCCCCTACCCCGGGGGCGGCGGGAACGGCGCGAGCGGCGGCGGCCCCGGTGGTTCCAAGAGGCGGCTGGACGCGCCAGAGGGCGGCGGCGGGACCAGCTCCGGCGGCCGCAGCAGCGTGTTCGAACTGCAGGTGGCCGACACCCCGGATGGCGAAAAGCAGCCGCAGCTGATCGTGAAGGGGGCGCTGGACCGCGAACAGCGAGACTCCTACGAGTTGACCCTGCGTGTGCGCGACGGTGGCGACCCGCCTCGCTCCTCCCAGGCCATCCTGCGGGTGCTCATCACAGACGTGAACGACAACAGTCCCCGCTTCGAGAAGAGCGTGTACGAGGCTGACCTGGCGGAGAACAGCGCCCCGGGGACCCCCATCCTGCAGCTGCGTGCCGCCGACCTGGACGTGGGGGTCAACGGGCAGATCGAGTACGTGTTCGGGGCGGCTACCGAGTCCGTGCGGCGCCTGCTGCGCCTCGACGAGACGTCCGGCTGGCTCAGTGTCCTGCACCGTATCGACCGCGAGGAAGTGAACCAGCTGCGCTTCACCGTCATGGCCCGCGACCGCGGGCAGCCCCCCAAGACCGACAAGGCCACGGTGGTCCTTAATATCAAGGACGAGAACGACAATGTGCCGTCCATTGAAATCCGCAAGATCGGGCGTATCCCACTAAAGGACGGGGTGGCCAACGTGGCCGAGGACGTTCTGGTCGACACTCCCATCGCCCTGGTACAGGTGTCTGACCGAGACCAAGGCGAGAACGGAGTGGTCACCTGCACCGTGGTGGGCGATGTGCCCTTCCAACTCAAGCCAGCCAGTGACACAGAGGGTGACCAGAACAAGAAAAAGTACTTCCTGCACACCTCGGCCCCTTTGGACTATGAGACCACCCGGGAGTTCAACGTGGTCATAGTGGCGGTGGACTCGGGCAGTCCCAGCCTCTCCAGCAACAACTCCCTGATTGTCAAGGTGGGAGACACCAATGACAACCCGCCCGTCTTTGGCCAGTCGGTGGTGGAGGTATACTTTCCAGAGAACAACATCCCTGGAGAGAGGGTAGCCACGGTGCTGGCGACAGACGCGGACAGCGGGAAAAACGCTGAAATCGCCTACTCGCTGGACTCTTCCGTGATGGGGATCTTCGCCATCGACCCCGATTCCGGGGACATTCTCGTCAATACGGTGCTGGACCGCGAGCAGACTGACAGGTATGAGTTTAAAGTTAACGCCAAAGACAAAGGCATCCCGGTGCTACAGGGCAGCACCACAGTGATTGTGCAGGTGGCTGATAAGAATGACAATGACCCTAAGTTTATGCAGGACGTCTTTACCTTTTATGTGAAGGAAAATTTGCAGCCCAACAGTCCCGTGGGAATGGTCACAGTGATGGATGCTGACAAGGGGCGCAATGCGGAGATGAGTCTGTACATAGAGGAGAACAGTaacattttttccattgaaaatgacACGGGGACCATTTACTCCACAATGTCTTTTGACCGGGAACATCAGACTACATACACATTCAGAGTCAAGGCTGTGGATGGGGGAGATCCTCCCAGATCCGCAACAGCCACAGTCTCTCTCTTTGTGATGGATGAGAATGACAATGCCCCCACAGTTACCCTTCCCAGAAATGTTTCCTACACTTTACTGCCACCTTCAAGTAATGTCAGGACAGTAGTAGCTACGGTGTTGGCAACAGACAGCGATGATGGCATCAATGCAGACCTTAACTACAGCATTGCGGGAGGGAATCCCTTCAAGCTGTTTGAGATTGATTCCACCAGTGGTGTGGTTTCCTTAGTGGGCAAACTCACCCAAAAGCATTATGGCTTGCACAGATTGGTGGTGCAAGTGAATGATAGTGGGCAGCCTTCCCAGTCTACCACGACTCTGGTGCATGTGTTTGTCAATGAAAGTGTTTCTAATGCAACTGTGATTGACTCCCAGATAGCCCGAAGTTTGCACACCCCACTCACCCAGGATATAGCCGGTGACCCAAGCTATGAAATAAGCAAACAGAGACTCAGTATTGTCATTGGGGTTGTGGCTGGAATTATGACGGTGATTCTAATCATCTTAATTGTAGTGATGGCAAGATATTGCCggtccaaaaataaaaatggctatGAAGCCGGCAAAAAAGATCACGAAGACTTTTTTACACCGCAACAGCATGACAAATCTAAAAAGCCTAAAAAggacaagagaaacaaaaaatctaaGCAGCCTCTCTACAGCAGCATTGTCACTGTAGAAGCTTCTAAACCAAATGGACAGAGGTATGATAGTGTCAATGAGAAGCTGTCAGACAGCCCAAGCATGGGCCGATACCGATCAGTTAACGGTGGGCCTGGCAGTCCTGACCTGGCCAGGCATTACAAATCTAGTTCCCCATTGCCTACTGTCCAGCTTCACCCCCAATCACCAACTGCAGGAAAAAAACACCAGGCCGTACAAGATCTACCACCAGCTAACACATTTGTGGGAGCAGGAGACAACATTTCAATTGGATCAGATCACTGCTCTGAGTACAGCTGTCAAACCAATAACAAGTACAGCAAACAG